TGCAAATCGCGGCCGCTCGCCTTGCCCTCCGGCGACTGAATGGAGGCAAACATCGCCTCGCGGCTGTCGAAGTACAACTCCGCCATTAAAAACGGGTCTGCATCGCCGCCCCGCGCGTCAAAGAAGCGGTTGATTTCGACCCTTCGAAGGCCAGGCATCTTGCGGGCAAGCGGCATGTGAACCTGTTCATAATGCTGCAGAAACGCGTCGATATCGTCCGGACGTTTGTAAAGCGCCACCATTTTGACCACGGCGATTCATCCCCTTGTCAGACAACTTCAACCACACTGTGCATCCCCGGATGCGCCATCGTCACCTGCGAACCAGCGGTGCTTCAACCGCCGGCTCACAGGGTTCCGGCAGGCTCACAGGTTTCGCTGATCGATGACGCGAATGGCTTTCCCTTCACTGCGTGTCAAGCTCTGCGGCGGATGAACCACCAATTTCGGAGAAATCTGCAGGCGCGTATGCAACGCTCGCTCCACGGCGGCGACGAAACGCTCCAGGTCAACTGCGTCACGGTCGGCTGTCGAACGCCATT
Above is a genomic segment from Alicyclobacillus cycloheptanicus containing:
- a CDS encoding EthD family reductase; translation: MVALYKRPDDIDAFLQHYEQVHMPLARKMPGLRRVEINRFFDARGGDADPFLMAELYFDSREAMFASIQSPEGKASGRDLQQFAGGIVRIYFADVETEVF